From Drosophila santomea strain STO CAGO 1482 chromosome 2R, Prin_Dsan_1.1, whole genome shotgun sequence:
AGTATAGTTCCCAAACTACTCGTCGGCGTCCCTCAGTCGAGCCTGCGTCTGTTGCCCGATGTCGTAGATGGCATTCTGTTGGAGCAGCTCGTGGGCCTCGTACCTCAAGGACTCCTCGTAGGCGTACTGGATGCTGGTGTCGTAGATCATCAGCTTGCACTTGGCCAGCGCCAGGATGGAGTTCCTTAGCCGGGCGATCACTTCCCGGTCCGCGCGCGGCACATGCTCGTTCAAGTTCTGGGCGAATCCTCCCTCGCCGccctcctgctcctggcccTTGGTCGGCGATATCCAGATGTAGCCATTGTTGCCCAGGATCACGGAGGCTCCGCAGGGCAGGTTGTGGAAGTGCATCTTGCGCCGCTTGACGAGAGCAGGGAAAACCTTGACCAGGATGCCCTGCGACAGCTTTCCATACTTTAAGCTGCGCGTGTACAGGGATAGGGTGCCCTCTTCGAAAATGTTCTGGGAAACAAAAGGTTTGTATGAATAATCCAGTACCAGCCAGATAGGAAGTACCCACCTGGACCTCGGCAGAGATGAGATCTCCCTCGTCCAAGTATCGCCGCATCATCTGCTCGTCCTCCGCGGATCTCCGCCTGAGTTCTCCGCCCGGCAGATTCACCGAAGAGAGCAAGAGGATGGAGTCCAGCCGCGAATTGGTGTCCACTCGCCAGCGCTTCTGCTGCACCTCGCTGACGCGGGCCACCACCACGTCCCCGATCTCGCCTACATAGCGACTCTTCAACGGACGCACCGAGATCAGCTTGTTGACCTTCTGGATCACCCCGGCCACCGAGGCCTTAATATTCTCGTCCTCCACGAAGGTGCCGTGGCCACGCATGAATCCCGCCTCCGGCATCAGGACCTCCCCGGGCGTATACACTCTCGGCTGGTGGTCCGTCTGCGCGGCCAGGTCGCGCCAGTCCACGCGATCCAGGGCCAGTTCTATAGCCGCGTTGGTGGACATCTCAGTTTGGTCAAAGCGAGGTaaacaaaaacttaattttgaGCGAGGCAAAAAGAGCAACAGCTGGCGAAACACGCGCCTCGCGGAACCGGTTCTAATTCCGGATTCGGTGCCGGTTCAAGTTCTTCGCCGCAAATACAGTGTCTTTCGGTTGTGGCGAATTGGAATTTAAAAAAccattttattgaaattccaAAGTACATATAACGAAGATATTCAGAAAAAATAACGTATATTTTAACTTGGTTAAACACTGAATAAAAGCAAAGTGAAAAACTTAaaaagaattatttattattatttattaatttaatttatttactaacatttatttttactaGGTTGCCTTTATAGGCACATGACCTCCTTGGATCTGTAATATGATAAGCTCCAAACTAAATGgatgaataaataatttcaaattttagAAATTACTCACAATTTTTTAAAGATaagtta
This genomic window contains:
- the LOC120446595 gene encoding exosome complex component RRP4, whose product is MSTNAAIELALDRVDWRDLAAQTDHQPRVYTPGEVLMPEAGFMRGHGTFVEDENIKASVAGVIQKVNKLISVRPLKSRYVGEIGDVVVARVSEVQQKRWRVDTNSRLDSILLLSSVNLPGGELRRRSAEDEQMMRRYLDEGDLISAEVQNIFEEGTLSLYTRSLKYGKLSQGILVKVFPALVKRRKMHFHNLPCGASVILGNNGYIWISPTKGQEQEGGEGGFAQNLNEHVPRADREVIARLRNSILALAKCKLMIYDTSIQYAYEESLRYEAHELLQQNAIYDIGQQTQARLRDADE